AGAACGACAGAGCGTGTACCAGAACGTGATCACGCAGTTCAACCATGCTGCTGACCTGATGAAGCTCGATTCCGACATCAGGGCCATACTGTCAAGGACCACCAATGAGGTGATTGTGAACTTTCCTGTGAAGATGGATGACGGCAGGATAGAGATGTTCACAGGCTACCGCGTCCAGCATAACAATGCCCTCGGCCCTTACAAGGGAGGGCTCCGCTTTCATCCCGCCGTCGATATTGACGAGGTGAGGGCCCTTGCCACCTGGATGACCTGGAAGTCCGCCATTGCCAATATCCCTTACGGCGGTGCCAAGGGGGGCATCCAGCTTGATCCCGCGAAGTATTCCGACCATGAGATTGAGAGGATATCAAGGCGCTTCACCTTTGCTCTCGGCGCGAACATCGGCCCCGAGTACGATATCCCGGCTCCTGACGTGAACACCAACGCCCAGATAATGGCATGGATTCTTGACACCTACCTCTCGACCATGCCTCCCCATGAGCGCCAGCGCTGTGTCCACGTCGTGACGGGGAAGCCCATCGAGTCGGGCGGGAGCCTCGGAAGGGACAAGGCCACCGGCCAGGGTGTTGTATATACCATCGAAGAATGGGCCAAGGACAGGAAATTTAATCTCAAGCGCGCCACCTATATGGTCCAGGGCTTTGGCAATGTAGGCTCATGGGCTGCCAGGCTCCTCCATCCCCATGGGAGCAGGCTTATCACCGTCGAGGACCATACAGGCGCCCTCGCCAATCCCAAAGGGATTGACCCTTTCGCCCTCGCGGATCACGTGAAGAAGAAAAGAGGCGTCAAGGGATTCGCTCATGCCAGTGAGATAAGCCACAAGGAGTTTCTTGCCACAAAGGCCGACATATTCATCCCTGCGGCCCTGGAGAACCAGATAACGAAGGACACCGCGCCTCTCCTGAATGTAAAGCTCATCGCCGAAGGGGCCAACGGTCCCACCGATATTGACGGTGATAAAATTCTCCGGCAGAAGAAGATCGATCTTATTCCAGATGTTCTCTGCAACGCCGGGGGAGTGATCGTAAGCTACTTTGAGTGGCTCCAGAACAAGAGAAGCGAGATATGGGAGCTTGAAGAGGTTGACGACAAGCTCCACAAGAAGATGGTGAGCAGCTACCAGAGGGTCCGTGAAACGTCGCTCCATCACAAGGTGGACTGGAGGACAGCGGCATACATGGTGGCCCTGAGCAGGCTTGAGAAAACATATAAGGAGCGCGGCATATTCCCGTGATATGCAGTCGGGGTCTTTTACGCCAGCCACAAGGCCGGGGAGACCCGGCCTTTTTAATCCCCCCTGCGGCGCATTGAAAGAACTTGCAGGATCGGGTATAATAGGGATACTGATTCTGCAACCAGGAAAATTCAGATACAGGTTATTGCTATGAACGGCGAATACTGCGGCAGGCTCTCAAGGCTTGACCCCCTCTATTACTGTCTTGACGAGGATGTAATGCCTCTTCTCGGGGTGGCTCCCGGAGGCAATGAATATCATGTCTTCAAGGCCAACAGCTCAAAGGACGTTTATCTTTACGAATGCGAAGGCGGCCCTGCCGTGGTGGGCAAGTTTTATTCACGGTCTCACGAGGGGTATAATGATCATGCAGGGCGCTGTGCCCTCCACGAGTTCCACAACCTGAGCCTCCTCAGGAGCTATGGGCTCCATGACTATCCTCACTATGTCGCGAGGCCCCTTGCTTTCAACGCATCCTGCAACAATGTCCTTTTTGAGGAGTTCTGCAAGGGCGAGCCCCTCTCAGCCTTTATCGACAGGGCCCTTTATGACGGTGACGAAGGCGGGCTTTATGAATGCCTCACAGCCCTTGGCTTTTTCCTGGCCACGCTTCACAACAGGACTGCCAACGGCCACCCGGTGTACTTCCGCCAGGAATGCTCCTACATGGGGAAGCTTATGGAGCAGCTTCAAGAAAAATCCTTGATAGGGTATGAAGAAGCGGAGGATTTCATGTTCTTCTGCGGGAGGTGGCATGACCGCCCCGAGATGTGGGAAGACCGCCAGGTCCTTATCCATGGTGATGCCACGCCCTCCAATTTCATATTCAGCGGCGGCATCTCGGTAACGGCCATCGATCTTGAGCGCCTGAAGCGCGCCGACAGGGCCCATGACCTCGGCAGGATTGCCGGCGAATTGAAGCACATGTTCCTCATGGCAAGGGGAGAGGGACAGAGCGCCGAGCCTTTCATCGGCCACCTTCTCGGTGCTTATTCATCGCATTTCCCCGACAGGGTGAGGGCCTTTTTCTCAATCACTGCGAGGATTCCTTTCTACATGGCAGAGACGCTTCTGAGGATCGCCAGGAATGACTGGTGTGAGAAAGAGCACCGCCTGCGGCTCATAGCGGAGGCCTTCCACACCCTCAGGAGCGGCGAATGACTCTCAAGGCCATACTCTTCGACGTCAATGGAACCCTGGTGGACGTCCTTACCGATGAGGGCATGGAGGAGATCTACAGGGCCATCGGCCACTTTCTCTCCTATTACGGCATCAGGCTCCACAGGCACGAGGTCAGGTCCCTCTACTTCTCCATAATGGATGAGCAGCGGCATGCCGGTGGTGAGCAATACCCTGAATTTGACGCCGTTGCCATATTCAGGGAAATCATCAGCCGCTATGAGACTAAGCGCATCAAGTGCCTCACCGCCAGAGAGCATAAATACATGGCTCTTTTCCTCGCTCAGCTCTACAGGGGGATTTCCCGTAAGCGCCTGGAGCTTTACCCCGGGGTGAAAGAGGTGCTGGAAAGCCTGAAGGAGAGATATCCCCTCGCCGTGGTCACCGACGCACAGAGCGCCTACGCAGTTCCCGAGATGGAGCTGGCAGGGATCGGCGGCTATTTTTCCCCGGTGATCATCTCGGGCGACTACGGGTACCGAAAGCCGGACCCGAGGCTTTTCCAGCATGCCCTGTCGGCTCTCAAGGTGAAGGGCGGTGAGGCGCTGTTCGTGGGAAATGACATATACAGAGATATTTACGGCGCACGGCAGGCTGAGATGAAAACAGTGCTCTTCATGACCGACCATGGCGACAAGGAGAGGGAGGGCACGGAGCCGGATTTCGTGGTAAGGGATTTCAGGGAGCTTCTCGAGGCCGTCGAAATACTGGAAAGGGGGCAGGGGGATTGGAAATGAGATCAGGATTGGAAATGAGATCAGGATTGGAAATGAGATCTATCCGCCGTGCAGCATTTTTTGGAGGTGCAGCCTTGATCATGGTCATTATGCTGTTGCATTCATTACCCGGCGCGTGGAGTGTTGAAGGGAGCGAGCGTCGCTTCATCATAAGAAAGTCTGCCGTTGCGCACTGCAAGAGGGGCCCGGCGCGCTGTGCGAAATGCGCTGCCGCCCAGGAAAGGAGATACTGCCTCCTGGAGCTTCTTCCACCCGGTGAAGCCCAGCGGCGCGTCATCGAGGTAGTGATTGACGGGAAAAAGCAGTTCTGCGAATATGAAACCACCAGGATCTTTTCCTCTCTTCCCGAGGCGCAGGCATACGCGGCACAGCATGGCATCACCGATGTGAAGTGGGAGGATGAAGACCTGGTGAGTGTGAAGCACCAGGATGATCCCTGCCTCAGTGCCATAGCCGCTGCCCTCCCCGCGGGCTGGAAGCTCTGGATTGACGAGGACCGCCTTATGGTAGAGCGGAGCGACCCCGTGTGGGTCCTTGCGGGAAACAGGATCAATGCGCCTGCGGAAAAACCGGAAGAAAGGGAGGCGCGCATCAGGAAATATGGGAAAAAAGCGCTCTGTGGCTTCATTTTCAGGCTTGAGCCCCGCTGGAGCGCTGAGAAGCTGAAAAGCATCACCGCGCAGAATGACAAAATCAAGGAAGCCCTGAAAGCTCTCCCTGAGAAATACGGCATCATAAAGCTCTATGATGCCGCCCTAAGCAGGAAGGGCGAGCCGGTCTACGCCGGGAAGACTGAAGAGGAGAAAAAGCTCGTGGCTTCCTTTATTAAGGAGCAAAGCACTCTTTCGGCGGCGCAGCAGAAGCTCCCCGATTATGAAACCCGCTGGTACAGTCTCTTCCTGGAATCAGAGGAGGGGCAGGATGACGGCTTTCACCAGGTTTTTCCCGGCGCGGCCCCGGTGGAGCTCGGGAAAGTCCAGGAGCTTTTTATCAAGCATGCGGAAAGAGGGGCAAGACAGGGAGAATAATACCCAGGGTTTATAAAGAAGGAGGTTTCCATGAAAAAGATTCTTTTACTGCTGTCGGTCATTATGGTGATTTTTCTCGCAGGTGCGGCATCTGGCCAGGACAAGTTCTACGATTTCCGCATGGGGCCTTACCCCGTTGATGGCGGGAACACGCTGGAGTTCAGCTTCCCCTCTGAGACCATGGATACCCTTTACTGCTTCAACCTCAAGGAGTGGAAAGGAACGCGCCCCGCAAAGTGCAGGCTCACCGTCAAGCTTTACAACAGGAGCAAGGTGCTGATGGCCACGGGGGAGAGCGTCTCCATCACCAGCGCCTATCCTTCCTTCGGCTCAATAGCCTTCAGGGGCATCACGAGGGAACTGGCGAAAGACGTGGCGTATTTCACCTATGCCGTGGCGGAGAGCCAGTAAGGTGGCTTTGGCTGCCTGCGGCATGGTATAATAAGCATAAGACCAAACCGGGAGGGTAGGCTATGGGCAGAGGGAAAATTCTCATTATTTCCCTCTGCCTTTTTATTCTTTCATACACAAGCCCGGCATTCCCTGACACGACATGGAGTGAGTGGCCTTATACGGACACCGTGCTCTACAAGGGCAATTTCGCCGCAAAGACACAGATCTCCGGCGGCACTGCCACCATTGACGGCACTTCGACGGCACTTCGCGCCCTCGGGCTGAATCTGATTGTATTCGCGGATATGGGATCGGGTCATAACCTGCGCACGTGGCTTCTTACCAAGGGGGAGGCCTACTATGTGAGTGATAAGACCTTCGCTCTATTTCCCGGCTTCACGTGGACGGGCAACGCCGATGAGCCCTCCGTGGCGGTTCTCAGCACCAAGGGAATCTGCTCGAGCACAGACAACGAGCAGCCTCCCTTCATGGGGAAATCCTTCGTGACCAATGAAGAGCCTTACGCTTATCTTGCCGCCGTGGGAGACGGAAACCACCTTGGCGGCGGAACTCCTGATGACGCTGACCATGGCATAGTCGATGACCTGGCATATTTCAAAGAAAAGCTGGACGGCTACCTGCAGAGTAATCCGGGCACCAGCAATATCGTTGCCATGGCATTTCTTGTCGGTCTCATGGACGGCATTTTCGCGGCAAGCGACAAAGACGGCATGTCCTTCAAGAACAAGCTGCCCTACGAGATCCATCCTTATTGGACACCGCAGGTGAAAACGCTCAATGGCTTCAATTCCTGGCTTAAAGGCAGCAGCGGGCAGGGCGGTCTCTGCTTTTTTACCATGCCATGGCCCGCCGGCGCCACGGCGGAGTATTTCAGGCAGAAATATGACGCCAGCTCAGGCCTCAGGGATATGATGGCCGGCTGTGATGTCACATCTATTGACGGCACCGGGAGGCTCTCAGTCTCGGAGGGCACCTACAGGAACGTGCTTGCGGGGATGTGGAGGGTATTCCCCGTATTTGGATTCCACACCGCGAGCACTTCCGGGAATGTAGCAGCCTATATGGGAATGTGGCTTGAGAAGGATTACATGGACGCCATCCCCACGCCGCGGCGAGAGTTCTATGAGACCATCGATGCCCTGGCAGCCCTCCTGGAGCACTTGAGGACTTCCAGGCGCGTCTACATAAGCTCTTTTATCGTTTCCGGCCAGCAGAGCTCCCTGAAGCTCCAGCTCAAGGATTATTCCTCCGGCTCCGTCATTGCCACGATGGGAGAGAGCAGGGATCTGCAGGGGCCCGTGAAAGCCGAGCTCACCGTAGACTACAGTGCCAATACTCCCAAGGACAATCTCTACCTGGACGGCGCCTCTTTCGTGGTGGTCTATGAATATGCCCCGGGGCAGCTCGCGGCAAAGGAGGTCTCATGCACGGGGCTCCACTCGCCCATGAGAAATTATTTTTTCGACCGCCACAGGGACAAGGAGGTCAAGAACAGGACCTTTTTCCGCATCTTCGATGATATATCCCGCTACCGCTGTATATACGGAAAGGCCGTTTACCATCGGCCCGATATCACGGGCCTTCAAAATGCGAGGGATTTATACGAGGTGAAAAAGCGGGTGGGCGTCTCGAATACCTATACGGCCTTCACGGCGCCCATATGGATGAAGACTTACCCGTAGCCTTACTGCCTCATGCGCACTTTTGACCAGAGATACATACCCGAGCCCTGGTAGCCGGGGGCGTCCAGAGATTTCATAGCGAACCGAACCGTGTGGGGCGAGAGGGGATTCAGGGCAGGATTGGTTATGATGGAGGGATCCTGGGGCTGCACCCTGTCTTCCCAGGTAAAGGTGAGGAGCTCAATTTTTTTCCCAATATCCTTGCTTTCCAGCGCTACCCAG
This sequence is a window from Candidatus Eremiobacterota bacterium. Protein-coding genes within it:
- a CDS encoding Glu/Leu/Phe/Val dehydrogenase, translated to MSSVKERQSVYQNVITQFNHAADLMKLDSDIRAILSRTTNEVIVNFPVKMDDGRIEMFTGYRVQHNNALGPYKGGLRFHPAVDIDEVRALATWMTWKSAIANIPYGGAKGGIQLDPAKYSDHEIERISRRFTFALGANIGPEYDIPAPDVNTNAQIMAWILDTYLSTMPPHERQRCVHVVTGKPIESGGSLGRDKATGQGVVYTIEEWAKDRKFNLKRATYMVQGFGNVGSWAARLLHPHGSRLITVEDHTGALANPKGIDPFALADHVKKKRGVKGFAHASEISHKEFLATKADIFIPAALENQITKDTAPLLNVKLIAEGANGPTDIDGDKILRQKKIDLIPDVLCNAGGVIVSYFEWLQNKRSEIWELEEVDDKLHKKMVSSYQRVRETSLHHKVDWRTAAYMVALSRLEKTYKERGIFP
- a CDS encoding HAD family hydrolase, with the protein product MTLKAILFDVNGTLVDVLTDEGMEEIYRAIGHFLSYYGIRLHRHEVRSLYFSIMDEQRHAGGEQYPEFDAVAIFREIISRYETKRIKCLTAREHKYMALFLAQLYRGISRKRLELYPGVKEVLESLKERYPLAVVTDAQSAYAVPEMELAGIGGYFSPVIISGDYGYRKPDPRLFQHALSALKVKGGEALFVGNDIYRDIYGARQAEMKTVLFMTDHGDKEREGTEPDFVVRDFRELLEAVEILERGQGDWK
- a CDS encoding phosphotransferase, which produces MNGEYCGRLSRLDPLYYCLDEDVMPLLGVAPGGNEYHVFKANSSKDVYLYECEGGPAVVGKFYSRSHEGYNDHAGRCALHEFHNLSLLRSYGLHDYPHYVARPLAFNASCNNVLFEEFCKGEPLSAFIDRALYDGDEGGLYECLTALGFFLATLHNRTANGHPVYFRQECSYMGKLMEQLQEKSLIGYEEAEDFMFFCGRWHDRPEMWEDRQVLIHGDATPSNFIFSGGISVTAIDLERLKRADRAHDLGRIAGELKHMFLMARGEGQSAEPFIGHLLGAYSSHFPDRVRAFFSITARIPFYMAETLLRIARNDWCEKEHRLRLIAEAFHTLRSGE